A window of Polyodon spathula isolate WHYD16114869_AA chromosome 30, ASM1765450v1, whole genome shotgun sequence contains these coding sequences:
- the zgc:112083 gene encoding zgc:112083 isoform X2 encodes MAKKSKPSELVVSCEWASCSFKGKSMEELCDHTALHLKEHLGDGEALEELDDYSCLWNGCEFIAIGSPRELVVHVNFHTFHAKLKCIGSQLLLSHPELRPCSQDLHSKNLVPELSGAFECQWEHCDSTFNNPEWFYRHVDMHAQCTEKEPLPNRQDALVCCWRGCDATFRIKYRLREHLRSHTQERVVACPTCGCMFASNTKFFDHIQRQCVSEESLVCEHCDKPFANERLLRDHVRQHVNHIKCPLCDMTCTTLASLRTHIKFRHCDERPFQCDFCESSFKNPHDLRKHTETHNEGAAYHCDVEGCTYSSRMAHSMSQHYKRVHEGDMVAKYKCHLCDKCFSWCYTLTLHLRKKHQLKWPSGHSRFRYKEDEDGYLRLNMVRYETVEVTEQIMKNMVRKRTPRKLWSSQPRRSGPAAGGESSQSSGMETEPQPVCCALSNVTQEQGQELHTHSMEPEPQPVCCALSNVTQEQGQELHTHSMEPEPQPVYCALSNVTQEQGQELHTHSSGAVEALTEVARGLGIQIV; translated from the exons ATGATTACTCCTGTCTGTGGAATGGCTGTGAGTTCATTGCGATCGGAAGTCCCAGAGAGCTGGTCGTCCATGTGAACTTCCATACCTTCCACGCCAAGCTGAAGTGCATCGGATCCCAGCTGCTGCTGTCCCACCCGGAGCTGAGACCCTGCTCCCAGGACCTGCACAGCAAGAACCTAGTGCCGGAGCTGTCGGGGGCGTTCGAGTGTCAGTGGGAACACTGCGAT AGTACTTTTAACAACCCTGAGTGGTTCTACCGGCACGTGGACATGCACGCTCAGTGCACGGAGAAGGAGCCCCTCCCGAACAGACAGGACGCCCTCGTCTGCTGCTGGAGAG GTTGCGACGCCACCTTCAGGATCAAGTACCGCCTGCGGGAGCACCTGAGGAGCCACACCCAGGAGAGGGTGGTGGCCTGCCCCACCTGCGGCTGCATGTTCGCCAGCAACACCAAGTTCTTCGACCACATCCAGAGGCAGTGCGTGAGCGAGG AGTCGTTGGTGTGTGAGCACTGTGACAAGCCGTTTGCCAATGAGAGGCTGCTGCGAGATCACGTTCGCCAGCATG TTAACCACATTAAGTGCCCTCTGTGTGACATGACCTGCACCACCCTTGCCTCTCTGAGAACGCACATCAAGTTTCGACACTGCGACGAGCGCCCGTTTCAATGTGATTTCTGTGAAAGCAG TTTTAAAAACCCCCACGACCTCCGTAAGCACACAGAGACCCACAACGAAGGAGCCGCCTATCACTGCGACGTGGAGGGATGCACGTACTCCTCCCGCATGGCGCACAGCATGAGCCAGCATTACAAGAGAGTTCATGAG GGGGACATGGTGGCAAAATACAAGTGTCACCTCTGTGACAAGTGCTTCTCCTGGTGCTACACGCTCACTCTTCACCTCCGGAAGAAGCACCAGCTCAAGTGGCCATCGGGACACTCTCGATTCAG GTACAAGGAGGATGAGGACGGCTACCTGCGTCTCAACATGGTGCGCTACGAGACGGTGGAGGTGACGGAGCAGATCATGAAGAACATGGTGAGGAAGAGGACGCCCAGGAAGCTGTGGAGCAGCCAGCCCCGGAGGAGCGGCCCTGCAGCCGGTGGGGAGAGCTCCCAGAGCAGCGGCATGGAGACGGAGCCCCAGCCTGTGTGCTGTGCACTCAGCAACGTCACGCAGGAGCAGGGGCAGGAGCTGCACACTCACAGCATGGAGCCGGAGCCCCAGCCTGTGTGCTGTGCACTCAGCAACGTCACGCAGGAGCAGGGGCAGGAGCTGCACACTCACAGCATGGAGCCGGAGCCCCAGCCTGTGTACTGTGCACTCAGCAACGTCACGCAGGAGCAG GGGcaggagctgcacacacacagctcGGGGGCTGTGGAGGCGCTCACTGAAGTAGCCAGGGGCCTGGGAATCCAGATTGTTTGA
- the zgc:112083 gene encoding zgc:112083 isoform X1, producing MAKKSKPSELVVSCEWASCSFKGKSMEELCDHTALHLKEHLGDGEALEELDDYSCLWNGCEFIAIGSPRELVVHVNFHTFHAKLKCIGSQLLLSHPELRPCSQDLHSKNLVPELSGAFECQWEHCDSTFNNPEWFYRHVDMHAQCTEKEPLPNRQDALVCCWRGCDATFRIKYRLREHLRSHTQERVVACPTCGCMFASNTKFFDHIQRQCVSEESLVCEHCDKPFANERLLRDHVRQHVNHIKCPLCDMTCTTLASLRTHIKFRHCDERPFQCDFCESSFKNPHDLRKHTETHNEGAAYHCDVEGCTYSSRMAHSMSQHYKRVHEGDMVAKYKCHLCDKCFSWCYTLTLHLRKKHQLKWPSGHSRFRYKEDEDGYLRLNMVRYETVEVTEQIMKNMVRKRTPRKLWSSQPRRSGPAAGGESSQSSGMETEPQPVCCALSNVTQEQGQELHTHSMEPEPQPVCCALSNVTQEQGQELHTHSMEPEPQPVYCALSNVTQEQGQGLHTHSMEPEPQPVYCALSNVTQGQELHTHSSGAVEALTEVARGLGIQIV from the exons ATGATTACTCCTGTCTGTGGAATGGCTGTGAGTTCATTGCGATCGGAAGTCCCAGAGAGCTGGTCGTCCATGTGAACTTCCATACCTTCCACGCCAAGCTGAAGTGCATCGGATCCCAGCTGCTGCTGTCCCACCCGGAGCTGAGACCCTGCTCCCAGGACCTGCACAGCAAGAACCTAGTGCCGGAGCTGTCGGGGGCGTTCGAGTGTCAGTGGGAACACTGCGAT AGTACTTTTAACAACCCTGAGTGGTTCTACCGGCACGTGGACATGCACGCTCAGTGCACGGAGAAGGAGCCCCTCCCGAACAGACAGGACGCCCTCGTCTGCTGCTGGAGAG GTTGCGACGCCACCTTCAGGATCAAGTACCGCCTGCGGGAGCACCTGAGGAGCCACACCCAGGAGAGGGTGGTGGCCTGCCCCACCTGCGGCTGCATGTTCGCCAGCAACACCAAGTTCTTCGACCACATCCAGAGGCAGTGCGTGAGCGAGG AGTCGTTGGTGTGTGAGCACTGTGACAAGCCGTTTGCCAATGAGAGGCTGCTGCGAGATCACGTTCGCCAGCATG TTAACCACATTAAGTGCCCTCTGTGTGACATGACCTGCACCACCCTTGCCTCTCTGAGAACGCACATCAAGTTTCGACACTGCGACGAGCGCCCGTTTCAATGTGATTTCTGTGAAAGCAG TTTTAAAAACCCCCACGACCTCCGTAAGCACACAGAGACCCACAACGAAGGAGCCGCCTATCACTGCGACGTGGAGGGATGCACGTACTCCTCCCGCATGGCGCACAGCATGAGCCAGCATTACAAGAGAGTTCATGAG GGGGACATGGTGGCAAAATACAAGTGTCACCTCTGTGACAAGTGCTTCTCCTGGTGCTACACGCTCACTCTTCACCTCCGGAAGAAGCACCAGCTCAAGTGGCCATCGGGACACTCTCGATTCAG GTACAAGGAGGATGAGGACGGCTACCTGCGTCTCAACATGGTGCGCTACGAGACGGTGGAGGTGACGGAGCAGATCATGAAGAACATGGTGAGGAAGAGGACGCCCAGGAAGCTGTGGAGCAGCCAGCCCCGGAGGAGCGGCCCTGCAGCCGGTGGGGAGAGCTCCCAGAGCAGCGGCATGGAGACGGAGCCCCAGCCTGTGTGCTGTGCACTCAGCAACGTCACGCAGGAGCAGGGGCAGGAGCTGCACACTCACAGCATGGAGCCGGAGCCCCAGCCTGTGTGCTGTGCACTCAGCAACGTCACGCAGGAGCAGGGGCAGGAGCTGCACACTCACAGCATGGAGCCGGAGCCCCAGCCTGTGTACTGTGCACTCAGCAACGTCACGCAGGAGCAGGGGCAGGGGCTGCACACGCACAGCATGGAGCCAGAGCCCCAGCCTGTGTACTGTGCACTCAGCAACGTCACGCAGGGGcaggagctgcacacacacagctcGGGGGCTGTGGAGGCGCTCACTGAAGTAGCCAGGGGCCTGGGAATCCAGATTGTTTGA